A DNA window from Mycolicibacter hiberniae contains the following coding sequences:
- a CDS encoding SDR family NAD(P)-dependent oxidoreductase, producing the protein MRTTETSPAEIFGGGVAVITGAGAGIGAGLARHAHRLGMSVVLADVDGAAIAAMRDEIVADGGAAVDVVCDVRDPEAVAALAERTQREVGPVRLLVNNAGVEQFGYLWDTPVANWNRVMDINVSGVFHGVRAFLPKMIAAGEPAWIWNLSSIGGVAAVPLQTPYIVSKHAVLALTECLRLEVQLAGHDDHIHVQAVLPGAVKSNIFEAAGGADADLDGADVDAADSQRDAMLAIKAGAMDPLEAAEVIFEQSAQGAFYVLTQPEYVRSAMAERAEALRTLVPPSLRDKRRFDPAKH; encoded by the coding sequence GTGCGTACCACTGAGACAAGCCCAGCCGAGATCTTCGGCGGTGGTGTCGCCGTCATCACCGGGGCCGGCGCCGGTATCGGCGCCGGCCTGGCCCGTCACGCTCACCGCCTGGGGATGTCGGTGGTCCTGGCCGATGTCGACGGCGCTGCCATTGCGGCGATGCGCGACGAAATCGTCGCCGACGGCGGTGCGGCAGTCGACGTGGTCTGCGACGTCCGCGACCCCGAGGCGGTGGCCGCCCTGGCGGAGCGCACCCAGCGCGAGGTCGGACCGGTACGGCTGCTGGTCAACAATGCCGGCGTGGAGCAGTTCGGGTATCTGTGGGATACGCCGGTAGCCAACTGGAACCGCGTGATGGACATCAACGTCAGCGGTGTATTCCACGGCGTCCGAGCTTTTCTGCCCAAGATGATCGCCGCCGGCGAACCGGCATGGATCTGGAACCTGTCGTCGATCGGGGGCGTGGCAGCCGTTCCCCTGCAGACCCCCTACATCGTCAGCAAACACGCAGTCCTGGCTCTGACCGAGTGTCTGCGCCTGGAGGTCCAGTTGGCCGGTCATGACGACCACATCCATGTCCAGGCGGTGCTGCCCGGTGCGGTGAAGTCCAACATCTTCGAGGCGGCGGGCGGCGCCGACGCCGACCTCGACGGCGCGGACGTCGATGCCGCCGACTCACAACGCGACGCGATGTTGGCGATCAAAGCGGGGGCGATGGATCCTCTCGAAGCCGCCGAAGTGATTTTCGAGCAGTCCGCTCAAGGCGCGTTCTATGTGTTGACGCAGCCCGAGTATGTGCGATCGGCGATGGCCGAGCGGGCCGAAGCGCTGCGCACCCTGGTACCGCCGTCGTTGCGGGACAAACGCCGTTTCGATCCCGCCAAACACTAG
- a CDS encoding alpha/beta hydrolase: protein MNGPHIPALDPDAAARVASFGASTPIRERGLDVVRAALESAPLPPDMAEMADIIDAEAAGPGGAIALRIYRPHSGEQRSPVIVHLHGGGLVMGSNRSFEPMARAMAAASGAVVVAVDYRLAPENPPPAQFEDAMAAIEWTAAHAADLQLEPRRLVVSGDSAGGGVAAAVAVAVRDHGGPPIFAQLLMYPGVDRDMAANSVLRLADAPMLTHDDIVYLHELADLGAGSPHDVRRVPAYATDLRGLPQAIVVTAELDPITDWGERYAGRLRDAGVQTTITRYPGIYHGFLMRPEATARGRLAMAEIGALLRAKFAHPMPF from the coding sequence GTGAACGGGCCGCACATCCCCGCGTTAGACCCCGACGCCGCCGCCAGGGTTGCGTCATTCGGCGCGTCGACGCCGATTCGAGAACGCGGCCTCGACGTGGTGCGCGCAGCCCTGGAATCCGCGCCATTGCCGCCCGATATGGCGGAGATGGCCGACATCATCGACGCCGAGGCCGCCGGGCCGGGCGGCGCGATTGCGCTGCGGATCTACCGTCCGCACTCCGGCGAGCAGCGCTCGCCGGTGATCGTTCACCTCCATGGCGGCGGACTGGTCATGGGCTCCAATCGGTCATTCGAGCCGATGGCCCGGGCGATGGCAGCCGCGAGCGGTGCGGTGGTGGTCGCCGTCGACTACCGACTGGCACCGGAGAATCCCCCGCCTGCACAGTTCGAAGACGCGATGGCAGCGATCGAGTGGACCGCTGCCCATGCGGCCGATCTGCAGCTCGAGCCACGCAGACTTGTCGTCTCCGGCGACAGCGCCGGCGGCGGTGTGGCCGCGGCGGTCGCCGTGGCGGTCCGGGACCACGGCGGCCCCCCGATCTTCGCCCAGCTGCTGATGTACCCGGGGGTGGACCGCGACATGGCCGCAAACTCGGTTCTTCGCCTTGCGGATGCCCCGATGCTGACCCACGACGACATCGTCTACCTACACGAACTCGCCGACCTCGGAGCGGGATCCCCGCACGACGTCCGCCGCGTCCCGGCCTACGCCACCGACCTGCGCGGCCTGCCCCAGGCCATCGTCGTCACCGCGGAGCTCGACCCGATCACCGACTGGGGTGAGCGCTATGCCGGCCGCCTGCGCGATGCGGGGGTACAGACCACGATCACCCGCTATCCGGGGATCTACCACGGCTTTCTGATGCGGCCGGAGGCGACCGCACGAGGGCGGTTGGCGATGGCAGAGATAGGCGCGCTGTTGCGCGCCAAGTTCGCACACCCCATGCCGTTCTAG
- a CDS encoding Rieske 2Fe-2S domain-containing protein, translating to MTPSGHNCSEEVREIEAQAAPTRYARGWHCLGLTRDLGDGKPHSINAFGGKLVVFRGEDGKINVLDAYCRHMGGDLSDGEVKGNEIACPFHDWRWGGDGRCKKIPYSRRVPKLARTATWPTMEQDGMLFAWNDPEKTAPPPDVTIPRIEGVGGEQWTDWHWYSTVVNTNCREIIDNIVDMAHFFYIHGGLPTAFKNVFEGHIATQYYKSEARPDLGSGEGAAILGTTSVASYYGPSFMIDDLTYHYEHGDQRTVLLNCHYPIDANSFVLQYGITVEKSEGLPEDAAMQMAIALGDFVKMGFEQDVAIWRRKARIDNPLLCEEDGPVYQVRRWYEQFYVDVDDVTDDMVDRFEFEIDTTRPRAAWMSEVQDNIAANRLPRLVGLTTSDHAF from the coding sequence ATGACACCGTCAGGGCACAACTGCTCCGAAGAGGTCCGTGAGATCGAGGCGCAGGCCGCGCCGACACGGTATGCGCGAGGCTGGCATTGCCTCGGACTGACCCGTGATCTGGGCGATGGAAAACCGCACTCGATCAATGCCTTCGGCGGCAAGTTGGTGGTCTTCCGCGGCGAGGACGGCAAGATCAATGTCCTGGACGCCTACTGCCGGCACATGGGTGGCGATCTGTCCGACGGTGAGGTCAAGGGCAACGAGATCGCCTGTCCGTTCCACGACTGGCGCTGGGGCGGCGATGGCCGCTGCAAAAAGATTCCCTACAGCCGAAGGGTTCCCAAGCTGGCACGTACGGCGACTTGGCCGACCATGGAGCAGGACGGCATGCTGTTCGCCTGGAACGACCCGGAGAAGACGGCGCCGCCGCCCGATGTGACGATTCCGCGCATCGAAGGTGTCGGGGGCGAACAGTGGACCGATTGGCATTGGTACAGCACGGTCGTCAACACGAATTGTCGCGAGATCATTGACAACATCGTCGACATGGCGCACTTCTTCTACATTCACGGTGGTCTTCCGACCGCCTTCAAGAACGTGTTCGAGGGGCACATCGCCACCCAGTACTACAAGAGTGAGGCGCGACCGGATCTCGGCTCTGGTGAGGGAGCCGCGATTCTCGGAACGACATCGGTGGCGTCCTACTACGGCCCCTCGTTCATGATCGACGACCTCACCTACCATTACGAGCACGGCGATCAACGCACCGTGTTGCTCAACTGCCACTACCCGATTGACGCGAATTCGTTTGTCCTGCAATACGGCATCACCGTGGAGAAATCGGAGGGCCTGCCTGAGGATGCTGCGATGCAGATGGCCATCGCGCTCGGCGACTTCGTGAAGATGGGCTTCGAGCAGGACGTGGCCATCTGGCGACGCAAAGCCCGGATCGACAATCCGCTGCTGTGCGAGGAGGACGGACCCGTCTACCAGGTGCGCCGGTGGTACGAGCAGTTCTATGTCGACGTCGACGACGTCACCGATGACATGGTTGATCGATTCGAGTTCGAGATCGACACCACCCGTCCCCGTGCGGCCTGGATGAGCGAAGTGCAGGACAACATCGCCGCCAATCGGCTGCCTCGGCTGGTAGGTCTGACGACCTCAGACCATGCGTTCTGA